A region from the Pseudomonas promysalinigenes genome encodes:
- a CDS encoding DEAD/DEAH box helicase → MSRAALQLLHEYPNWVQSFSEAVLQRGARYAQEGRVKIEQCSGPLIEASCSGSGNSQYRQKITLTAIAGRCHVRGQCSCPVGQNCKHCAAALLVLGESDAIARHDDNALPANLQHWLNSLEPPNQASGDAPDKRGRMVCYQIVLSDEPGCAVRVRKGIREEQGLRFSRVQSLYELLYNPPSFVKGEDLRILRLLSALNQNGNQERGYSLKGQEGGELFQRMLDTERLLCLDNMPLLREGTTLTAEFRWVRLENGYYRGVWYHGQTPLNCVIALVPLYYLDIINGEVGKLEHNLDPHIALQLTIAPDIPEHLVVPLSHKLNALNHQLPTPTTLSEQWVDDLQPRPHLTLGSLEFSAYMPKTGRMQRQMQHRAALAFDYDGLRATGNDDKPLTRLVAATSQRIRRQPQAEQAIRKVLRDLGFKPATRQSKALPDSAGEMLQLPDDEAWLRFARDGLPRLREAGWEIDIHRDFAFNLQEVDDWYASIDEAPGHEWFDLELGIVVEGQRHSLLPIVLQLLRNNPELLRPSELARRSDDEHLLIDLNRGRLDSPALRVALPYGRIKAVMGTLGELYLHEDAVGPTLRLDRADAARLNDIDHLPLHWEGGAHVRDLGRRLRDARDLQVEVPSGLKASLRPYQQQGLNWLQALREMGTGGILGDDMGLGKTLQTLAHLLLEKQSGRLNAPALAVMPTSLVPNWLDEAKRFAPNLRVLALHGPGRSKHFAKLHEYDLILTTYALVPRDLEQLRAQAWHVLVLDEAQNIKSSTSKAAQAVCELQANQRLCLTGTPMENNLGELWSIFNFLMPGWLGDVKRFNQDYRNPIERHADTERLAHLANRVRPFLLRRTKEQVATELPAKTEMVHWVDLSDAQRDTYEAVRVAMDKKVRDEIARNGASRSQIVILDALLKLRQVCCDLRLVKGVETKGNQADKGKLGALLEMLDELLSEGRRVLLFSQFTSMLALIEQELDKRKIRYSLLTGETRDRRTPVQQFQQGESEVFLISLKAGGVGLNLTRADTVIHFDPWWNPASENQATDRAYRIGQDKPVFVFKLITRGTVEEKIQALQQEKASLAASLLDGGQAGHWRLGDEEIEALFAPLPGKRGR, encoded by the coding sequence ATGAGCCGCGCCGCTCTGCAATTGCTGCACGAGTATCCGAATTGGGTCCAGTCGTTCTCCGAAGCGGTACTGCAACGCGGCGCGCGCTACGCCCAAGAGGGCCGTGTCAAAATCGAACAATGCAGTGGCCCGCTCATCGAGGCCAGTTGCAGCGGCAGCGGGAATAGCCAGTACCGCCAGAAAATCACCCTCACCGCTATTGCTGGGCGTTGTCATGTACGTGGCCAATGCAGCTGCCCGGTGGGGCAAAACTGCAAGCATTGCGCGGCGGCCCTGTTGGTTCTAGGCGAGTCTGACGCCATAGCCCGGCATGACGATAACGCACTGCCTGCCAATTTGCAGCACTGGCTCAACAGCCTCGAGCCCCCCAACCAGGCGTCTGGCGATGCACCCGACAAGCGCGGGCGCATGGTCTGCTACCAGATTGTCTTGAGCGATGAGCCGGGTTGCGCCGTGCGGGTGCGTAAAGGCATACGCGAAGAACAAGGCCTGCGCTTTAGCCGTGTGCAGTCACTTTACGAATTGCTTTACAACCCTCCAAGTTTCGTGAAGGGAGAAGACCTGCGCATTCTGCGCTTGCTTTCGGCGCTCAACCAGAATGGCAACCAAGAGCGGGGTTACTCGCTCAAGGGCCAGGAAGGCGGCGAGCTGTTCCAGCGCATGCTGGATACCGAACGGCTGCTCTGCCTCGATAACATGCCGCTGCTGCGCGAAGGCACCACGCTGACGGCGGAATTTCGCTGGGTGCGCTTGGAAAATGGCTACTATCGAGGGGTCTGGTATCACGGCCAAACCCCGCTCAACTGCGTGATTGCGCTTGTGCCGCTGTACTACCTGGACATCATCAACGGCGAAGTTGGCAAGCTCGAACACAATCTCGATCCGCACATCGCTCTGCAACTGACCATCGCTCCTGATATCCCGGAACACCTCGTCGTGCCACTCAGCCACAAGCTCAATGCCTTGAACCACCAACTGCCCACCCCGACCACACTGAGCGAACAATGGGTCGACGACCTGCAACCCCGGCCCCACCTGACGCTGGGCAGCCTGGAATTCAGCGCCTACATGCCCAAGACCGGCCGCATGCAACGGCAGATGCAACACCGCGCCGCGCTGGCATTCGACTACGATGGGTTGCGCGCCACGGGCAACGATGACAAGCCACTGACTCGACTGGTCGCGGCCACCAGCCAGCGCATCCGCCGCCAGCCCCAGGCCGAGCAGGCCATACGCAAGGTGCTGCGTGACCTGGGCTTCAAACCTGCCACCCGCCAGAGCAAGGCCTTACCCGACAGCGCGGGTGAAATGTTGCAACTGCCCGACGACGAAGCCTGGCTGCGCTTCGCCCGCGACGGTTTGCCACGCCTACGCGAGGCGGGCTGGGAGATCGATATACACCGCGACTTCGCCTTCAACCTGCAGGAGGTGGACGACTGGTACGCCAGTATCGACGAAGCGCCTGGCCACGAATGGTTCGACCTGGAGCTGGGGATCGTGGTCGAAGGCCAGCGCCACAGCCTATTGCCGATCGTGCTGCAGTTGCTGCGAAACAATCCTGAGCTGTTGCGCCCTAGCGAGCTGGCGCGGCGCAGCGACGACGAACACCTGCTGATCGACCTCAATCGCGGGCGCCTGGACAGCCCAGCGTTACGCGTCGCGCTGCCCTACGGCCGCATCAAGGCTGTCATGGGCACCTTGGGTGAGCTTTATCTACACGAGGACGCGGTCGGCCCAACCCTACGCCTGGACCGCGCCGATGCCGCACGCCTGAACGACATCGATCACCTGCCCCTGCACTGGGAGGGCGGCGCCCACGTACGCGATCTCGGTCGGCGCCTTCGTGATGCCCGCGACCTGCAGGTCGAAGTGCCGAGCGGGCTCAAGGCCAGCCTGCGCCCTTACCAGCAGCAAGGTCTGAACTGGCTTCAGGCGCTACGTGAAATGGGCACCGGCGGCATCCTTGGCGATGACATGGGGCTCGGCAAGACGCTGCAGACTCTGGCCCACCTGCTGCTGGAAAAACAGTCAGGGCGCTTGAACGCCCCGGCACTGGCGGTGATGCCTACCAGCCTGGTGCCTAACTGGCTGGACGAAGCCAAGCGCTTTGCTCCAAACCTTCGCGTGCTAGCCCTGCACGGCCCCGGCCGCAGTAAGCATTTCGCCAAGCTGCATGAGTACGACCTGATATTGACGACCTACGCCTTGGTTCCTCGGGACCTTGAGCAACTGCGCGCGCAAGCCTGGCATGTGCTGGTGCTGGACGAGGCGCAGAACATCAAGAGCAGTACCAGCAAGGCCGCCCAGGCCGTGTGTGAACTGCAGGCCAACCAGCGCTTGTGCCTGACTGGCACACCAATGGAAAACAACCTGGGCGAACTGTGGTCGATCTTCAACTTCCTGATGCCTGGTTGGCTGGGCGACGTGAAGCGCTTCAACCAGGATTACCGTAACCCAATCGAACGCCACGCCGACACCGAACGCCTGGCGCACTTGGCCAACCGAGTGCGGCCTTTCCTGCTGCGCCGTACCAAGGAGCAAGTGGCCACCGAGCTGCCAGCCAAGACCGAGATGGTGCACTGGGTCGATCTCAGTGATGCCCAGCGCGACACTTACGAAGCGGTGCGCGTTGCCATGGACAAAAAAGTCCGCGACGAAATCGCGCGCAATGGCGCATCGCGCAGCCAGATCGTGATCCTCGATGCTCTGCTCAAACTGCGCCAGGTATGCTGCGACCTGCGGCTGGTCAAAGGTGTCGAGACAAAGGGCAACCAAGCCGACAAAGGTAAACTTGGTGCGTTACTGGAGATGCTTGATGAGCTTCTGAGTGAGGGCCGTCGGGTGCTGCTGTTCTCACAGTTCACCTCCATGCTGGCGCTTATCGAGCAAGAACTCGATAAGCGCAAAATCCGCTATAGCTTGCTTACCGGCGAAACCCGCGACCGGCGTACTCCAGTGCAGCAATTCCAGCAAGGTGAAAGCGAGGTGTTCCTGATCAGCCTCAAGGCCGGTGGAGTGGGGCTGAACCTTACCAGGGCCGACACCGTGATCCACTTCGACCCGTGGTGGAACCCAGCCAGCGAGAACCAGGCGACTGACCGCGCCTACCGTATCGGTCAGGACAAGCCGGTGTTCGTCTTCAAGCTGATTACCCGAGGCACGGTGGAAGAAAAGATCCAGGCGCTGCAGCAAGAAAAGGCCTCACTGGCGGCGAGCCTGCTCGATGGTGGCCAGGCGGGGCATTGGCGTCTGGGCGATGAAGAAATCGAGGCACTGTTTGCCCCGCTGCCCGGCAAGCGGGGCCGCTAG